A stretch of Pangasianodon hypophthalmus isolate fPanHyp1 chromosome 9, fPanHyp1.pri, whole genome shotgun sequence DNA encodes these proteins:
- the LOC113529867 gene encoding protocadherin gamma-A5-like produces MDDGGQRRKWEYCWIALCFSLLLCFVERVSGQIRYSVPEEVKEGTVVGNIAKDLGFNVGTLVDRQLRIVSGSKDALFKVNQDNGILYVQKKIDREKICDGNDVCLINIKIAVENPLQIHYVGIEIVDINDHAPSFADKHLNLEVAENKAPGARLDLQPARDPDIGANSIRTYKLSQNEHFTLEIRDGDEDKIPSLVLQKYLDRESSPEHELLLTALDGGNPPKSGNLNITITVLDTNDNQPVCSQDVYSLSLPEDVSVGKIVMRVNATDPDESSNGEIEYSWGRNTKSKIQDIFQVDRITGEIKVKKEIDFEDIQTYRLNVQASDKGQPPLSVDCRVIIKIVDVNDNKPEIEITSILNTVPEDSKPGTVISLISVTDKDSGINGKVICSISGGLPFELKPSVEDNVYSLITSKRLDRELISHYDIVLTAKDMGQPALSSFKSLNLQVSDINDNLPEFPQNPLELYLTENNVPGSSIFSVSATDKDLNENAEITYQIMKGEARSNDMWSVLNINTETGVIHALKSFDFETTKTFQFHVLATDCGSPSLSSNVTVNVFILDQNDNVPVILYPVSANGSAKGVEEIPRNVNAGHLVTKVRAYDADIGYNGWLLFSVQEVSDHSLFGLDRYTGQIRTLRSFTETDEAEHKLVILVKDNGNVSLSATATVIIKLVEPKEAFAASDVKNTVKEEEENKVTFYLIITLGSVSFLFIISIIVLIVMQCSKSPDFSSKYLQDTNYDGTLCHSIQYRSGDKRYMLVGPRTSIGSTLVPGSNANTLVIPDRRRRTSGEVSGTRFDNCYIFTHSIPYTSLSRYKQHLYC; encoded by the coding sequence ATGGACGACGGAGGACAAAGGCGAAAATGGGAGTACTGCTGGATTGCGCTGTGTTTCTCTTTGCTATTGTGCTTCGTGGAGCGGGTTTCAGGTCAGATAAGGTACTCTGTTCCGGAGGAGGTTAAAGAAGGAACAGTTGTGGGAAACATTGCTAAGGATTTGGGTTTTAATGTTGGTACTTTGGTGGACAGACAATTGCGTATCGTTTCTGGATCTAAGGACGCGCTTTTCAAGGTAAACCAGGACAATGGAATCTTGTACGTTCAAAAGAAAATCGACAGAGAGAAAATATGTGACGGTAATGATGTGTGCTtgataaacataaaaattgCTGTAGAGAATCCTCTTCAAATTCATTACGTTGGAATTGAAATAGTTGACATAAACGACCATGCTCCCAGTTTTGCGGATAAACACTTAAATTTAGAGGTAGCAGAAAATAAAGCTCCAGGTGCACGACTTGATTTGCAACCAGCACGAGATCCAGATATTGGTGCTAATTCAATTCGCACTTACAAATTAAgtcaaaatgaacattttacttTGGAAATAAGAGATGGTGATGAGGATAAAATTCCGTCGCTTGTGTTACAAAAATATTTGGATCGGGAAAGTTCCCCTGAACATGAATTACTTTTAACGGCTCTAGACGGTGGAAATCCACCAAAATCCGGGAATCTTAACATAACTATAACTGTCCTTGATACAAATGACAATCAGCCCGTTTGCAGCCAAGACGTGTACTCGTTATCTTTACCTGAAGACGTCTCTGTTGGAAAAATTGTAATGAGAGTGAATGCTACTGACCCGGATGAAAGCAGCAATGGAGAAATAGAGTATTCGTGGGGTAGAAATACAAAAAGTaaaattcaagatatttttcaaGTAGACCGCATTACTGGAGAAATTAAAGTCAAAAAGGAAATCGATTTTGAGGACATTCAGACCTATAGATTAAACGTACAGGCCTCTGATAAAGGACAGCCTCCGCTCTCTGTCGACTGCAGAGTTATCATCAAAATAGTAGACGTGAACGATAATAAACCTGAAATAGAAATAACCTCAATACTAAACACTGTTCCAGAGGACTCAAAACCAGGAACTGTTATTTCTCTGATTAGTGTTACAGACAAAGACTCTGGAATTAATGGCAAAGTCATTTGTAGCATCTCAGGTGGTTTGCCATTTGAGCTAAAGCCATCTGTTGAAGATAACGTATATTCATTAATTACAAGTAAACGCTTAGACAGAGAGCTCATATCCCACTATGATATTGTCTTAACGGCTAAAGACATGGGCCAACCTGCTTTGTCCTCTTTTAAATCTCTAAATTTGCAGGTATCAGACATAAATGATAACCTTCCAGAATTTCCTCAAAATCCACTTGAGCTTTACTTAACAGAAAACAATGTTCCAGGCTCTTCCATATTCTCGGTGAGCGCAACTGACAAAGACCTGAACGAAAACGCGGAAATCACATATCAAATTATGAAAGGTGAAGCGAGGTCTAATGACATGTGGTCAGTTTTGAATATTAATACAGAAACAGGTGTTATACATGCACTTAAGAGCTTTGACTTTGAAACAACAAAGACGTTCCAGTTCCACGTGCTCGCTACAGATTGTGGAAGTCCGTCTCTAAGCAGCAACGTGACAGTGAACGTGTTCATTCTGGATCAGAACGACAACGTTCCAGTGATCTTATATCCAGTCAGCGCTAACGGTTCTGCTAAAGGTGTGGAGGAGATTCCCCGCAATGTCAATGCAGGACATTTGGTGACTAAAGTGAGAGCCTATGACGCGGATATAGGATACAACGGCTGGTTATTATTTTCAGTGCAGGAAGTGAGTGACCACAGTCTGTTTGGTTTGGACCGCTATACAGGACAGATAAGGACCCTTCGCTCCTTCACAGAAACAGATGAGGCTGAACATAAACTGGTCATACTGGTCAAAGACAATGGCAACGTGTCACTTTCAGCAACAGCGACTGTGATTATTAAACTTGTTGAACCCAAAGAGGCTTTTGCAGCTTCTGATgttaaaaacactgtaaaagaagaggaagaaaacaaagttacattttatttgatcattACCTTGGGTTcggtttcatttcttttcatcatCAGTATTATTGTGTTGATTGTAATGCAGTGCTCCAAATCTCCAGACTTTTCCTCCAAGTATTTACAAGATACAAATTACGACGGGACTCTGTGTCACAGCATCCAGTACAGATCCGGAGATAAACGCTACATGTTAGTTGGACCCAGAACGAGCATCGGTTCTACTCTAGTTCCAGGAAGTAATGCGAATACTCTAGTGATACCAGATCGCAGGAGGAGAACTTCTGGTGAGGTAAGCGGCACTCGCTTTGATAACTGCTACATTTTTACGCATAGTATACCATACACTTCCTTATCTAGATACAAACAACACTTATATTGCTGA
- the LOC128318925 gene encoding protocadherin alpha-8-like, translated as MDNNRQRRRWDCAWIVLRVSLLMCLGNRITAQIRYSIPEELKEGSIVGNIAKDLGFDISTLVDRRLRIVSGSDSALFHLNKNNGVLYTEKKIDREEICSGNNPCVINLKIVVEDPLEIHYIGVEVTDVNDHSPMFTEKEKRLEIAESAVQNTRFQLQAARDPDIGENSVRLYKLSQNQHFDVEIRDRGEDKLPFLVLQKPLDRESRAEHNLILTAFDGGSPHRSGTLNITIIVLDVNDNLPIFSQDVYTAELKENKPIGTLVLKLQAIDNDDGVNGEVSFSFGGDKDQNAFDIFVLDKITGEIRVKGEVDFEKTNIYKLDIQASDGGQPPLTTDCRVIIKILDENDNQPCIEITSLSNIVPEDTRPGTVISLISFSDRDTGVNGKVKCAISEIVPFELKPSIQENMYSLVIKEQLDRELVSYYDITITATDLGQPPLFTTKTLSVQISDVNDNKPVFTQNPVELYIFENNFPGASIFCISAFDSDVNENALISYNILRGVDKLNDIASFLNIHSETGVIHALKSFDFETVKTFQFHVLATDSGSPSLSSNVTVNVFILDQNDNVPVILYPVSANGSAEGVEEIPRNVNAGHLVTKVRAYDADIGYNGWLLFSVQEVSDHSLFGLDRYTGQIRTLRSFTETDEAEHKLVILVKDNGNVSLSATATVIIKLVEPKEAFAASDVKNAVKEEEENNVTFYLIITLGSVSFLFIISIIVLIVMQCSKSPDFSSKYLQDTNYDGTLCHSIQYRSGDKRYMLVGPRTSIGSTLVSGSNGNTLVIQDHRRRTSDEVRQKRYM; from the coding sequence ATGGATAACAACAGACAAAGGCGCAGATGGGATTGCGCGTGGATTGTTCTCCGAGTTTCTTTGCTAATGTGCCTTGGGAACAGGATTACGGCCCAGATAAGGTACTCTATTCCGGAAGAATTGAAAGAAGGCTCTATTGTAGGGAATATCGCTAAGGATTTAGGTTTTGATATTAGTACGTTGGTGGACAGACGGCTTCGTATTGTGTCCGGATCTGACAGTGCTCTTTTCCACCTAAACAAGAACAATGGCGTTTTGTACACCGAGAAGAAAATCGACAGAGAGGAAATATGTTCTGGAAATAACCCTTGCGTGATAAATTTGAAAATAGTAGTTGAAGACCCACTTGAGATTCATTACATAGGTGTGGAAGTTACAGATGTAAATGACCACTCTCCTATGTTTACGGAAAAAGAGAAACGTCTTGAAATAGCGGAATCAGCTGTTCAAAATACCCGTTTTCAGTTACAAGCTGCTCGTGACCCTGACATTGGAGAGAACTCCGTTCGATTATACAAATTAAGCCAAAACCAGCATTTTGATGTGGAAATTAGGGACAGGGGAGAAGACAAGCTTCCATTTCTGGTCTTACAGAAGCCACTCGATCGGGAAAGCAGAGCTGAGCATAATTTAATCTTAACTGCATTTGATGGAGGAAGCCCACATAGGTCAGGTACACTCAATATAACCATTATTGTCCTTGATGTTAATGACAATCTTCCTATATTTAGTCAAGACGTGTATACGGCAGagctgaaagaaaacaaaccgATTGGAACTTTGGTGTTGAAATTACAGGCAATTGATAATGATGACGGTGTAAATGGGGAAGTGTCTTTTAGTTTCGGGGGAGACAAAGACCAAAACGCGTTTGATATTTTCGTTTTAGATAAAATAACAGGTGAAATTCGAGTAAAGGGCGAAGTAGATTTTGAAAAGACTAACATTTACAAGCTAGATATTCAAGCCTCAGACGGCGGGCAGCCTCCTTTGACCACTGATTGCAGAGTTATCATAAAGATACTAGATGAAAATGACAATCAGCCATGCATAGAGATAACTTCATTGTCCAACATAGTTCCTGAGGATACCAGACCTGGAACTGTAATATCGCTAATTAGTTTTAGTGACAGAGACACTGGTGTAAATGGAAAGGTCAAGTGCGCTATATCAGAAATTGTACCATTTGAATTAAAACCATCAATTCAGGAGAACATGTACTCATTAGTGATTAAAGAACAACTGGACAGAGAGCTAGTTTCATATTATGACATAACAATTACAGCCACAGACCTAGGGCAGCCTCCGTTATTCACCACTAAAACACTGAGCGTGCAAATTTCAGATGTGAATGATAACAAGCCAGTATTTACCCAAAACCCTGTTGAACTgtatatatttgaaaataattttccaGGCGCTTCTATATTCTGTATCAGCGCATTTGATAGTGATGTAAATGAAAACGCTTTAATTTCTTATAATATTCTCAGAGGGGTGGATAAACTCAACGACATAGCATCGTTCCTCAACATCCATTCTGAAACAGGAGTTATACATGCGCTTAAAAGTTTTGACTTTGAGACAGTAAAGACGTTCCAGTTCCACGTGCTCGCTACAGATTCTGGAAGTCCGTCACTAAGCAGCAACGTGACAGTGAACGTGTTCATTCTGGATCAGAACGACAACGTTCCAGTGATCTTATATCCAGTCAGCGCTAACGGTTCTGCTGAAGGTGTGGAGGAGATTCCCCGCAATGTCAACGCAGGACATTTGGTGACTAAAGTGAGAGCCTATGACGCAGATATAGGATACAACGGCTGGTTATTGTTTTCAGTGCAGGAAGTGAGTGACCACAGTCTGTTTGGTTTGGACCGCTATACAGGACAGATAAGGACCCTTCGCTCCTTCACAGAAACAGATGAGGCTGAACATAAACTGGTCATACTGGTCAAAGATAATGGAAACGTTTCACTTTCAGCAACAGCGACTGTGATCATTAAACTTGTTGAACCCAAAGAGGCCTTTGCAGCTTCTGATGTTAAAAACGCAgtaaaagaagaggaagaaaacaacgttacattttatttgatcattACCTTGGGTTcggtttcatttcttttcatcatCAGTATCATTGTGCTGATTGTAATGCAGTGCTCCAAATCTCCAGACTTTTCCTCCAAGTATTTACAAGATACAAATTACGACGGGACTCTGTGTCACAGCATCCAGTACAGATCCGGAGATAAACGCTACATGTTAGTTGGACCCAGAACGAGCATCGGTTCTACTCTAGTTTCTGGAAGTAATGGGAATACTCTAGTGATACAAGATCACAGGAGGAGAACTTCTGATGAGGTAAGACAGAAACGTTATATGTAA
- the LOC117598042 gene encoding protocadherin alpha-8-like, protein MEGGRQRRKRQTYWISLCFSLLMCFTEGVSAQIRYSTPEEMKPGSVVGNIAKDLGFDVSTLLDRRLRLVSGSNDALFELNPNNGVLSIHEKIDREEICDGTSACSINLKLIVEKPLEIHYVEVEVTDVNDHSPSFTDNEQLIEISESTVPGEEFQLQPARDPDSGINTVRFYKLSQSEHFELVLRENGGEGQIPILKLRKSLDREQQKRHNLTLTAMDGGTPTRSGSINISVIVLDENDNRPKFSQELYSVTIEENAQVGALVFKVNATDLDEGSNGNITFSFVKNLDKKVYNTFELDRNTGEVTVKGDVDFETADTFRAIITASDKGQPPKTSNCRVMIKVADINDNKPEIDITSLSDVVPENSKIGTVISIISVTDKDSGVNGKVVCSTLDNVPFELKPSFKENMYSLVISARLDRELISHYEITVRATDLGQPPLSSIKTLRVQISDVNDNSPEFPQNPLELYLLENNSPGASIFSVSASDKDEHENAAITYQIIKGGEQNIASFLNINSETGVIHALKSFDYEAAKTFQFHVLATDSGSPSLSSNVTVNVFILDQNDNVPVILYPVSANGSAEGVEEIPRNANAGHLVTKVRAYDADIGYNGWLLFSVQEVSDHSLFGLDRYTGQIRTLRSFTETDEAEHKLVILVKDNGNVSLSATATVIIKLVEPKEAFAASDVKNTVKEEEENNVTFYLIITLGSVSFLFIFSIIVLIVMQCSKSPDYSSKYLQDINYDGTLCHSIQYRSGDKRYMLVGPRTSIGSTLVPGSNANTLVIPDRRRRTSGEVRIELKFN, encoded by the coding sequence ATGGAAGGTGGAAGACAAAGGCGCAAACGGCAGACATACTGGATCTCGCTGTGCTTTTCTTTGCTGATGTGCTTCACAGAAGGAGTGTCTGCCCAGATACGGTACTCTACTCCCGAGGAGATGAAACCAGGATCTGTTGTGGGAAATATTGCTAAAGATTTGGGTTTTGATGTAAGTACTTTGTTAGACAGGCGACTCCGTTTGGTTTCTGGTTCTAATGACGCCCTTTTTGAATTAAATCCGAACAATGGGGTTTTGTCCATTCATGAGAAAATAGACAGAGAGGAGATATGTGATGGCACCAGTGCATGTTCGATTAATCTAAAACTCATTGTGGAGAAGCCCCTAGAAATTCATTACGTGGAAGTCGAAGTTACTGACGTAAACGATCATTCGCCGAGTTTTACTGATAACGAACAGCTTATTGAAATATCTGAATCCACTGTGCCCGGTGAGGAGTTTCAGTTGCAGCCTGCACGCGACCCCGATTCTGGCATAAATACAGTTCGCTTTTATAAATTAAGCCAAAGTGAACATTTCGAACTTGTGCTTCGTGAAAATGGAGGAGAAGGACAAATACCAATTTTAAAATTACGCAAGTCGTTGGACAGGGAGCAACAAAAAAGACATAATTTGACGCTGACCGCCATGGACGGCGGAACCCCAACACGATCGGGGAGCATCAACATTTCAGTGATAGTTTTAGATGAAAATGATAACAGACCAAAATTCAGCCAGGAACTTTATTCTGTTACAATAGAAGAAAATGCTCAAGTGGGTGCTCTTGTTTTCAAAGTCAATGCTACTGATTTAGACGAAGGCTCAAATGGAAAcataacattttcttttgtgaaaAACCTTGACAAAAAGGTGTACAATACTTTTGAATTAGACAGAAATACAGGCGAAGTTACCGTAAAGGGCGACGTAGACTTCGAGACTGCTGATACCTTTAGGGCTATTATTACGGCCTCAGATAAAGGACAACCACCTAAGACAAGTAACTGTAGAGTTATGATAAAAGTAGCTGATATAAATGACAACAAACCTGAGATAGATATTACGTCTCTGTCTGACGTGGTCCCCGAAAATTCAAAAATAGGAACTGTAATTTCTATCATCAGTGTAACTGACAAAGACTCTGGGGTCAATGGAAAGGTCGTTTGTAGCACATTAGACAACGTACCTTTCGAGCTGAAGCCgtcatttaaagaaaatatgtaTTCGTTAGTGATCAGTGCACGATTAGATCGAGAGCTTATATCACATTACGAAATAACAGTAAGAGCTACAGATTTGGGACAGCCGCCCCTATCTTCAATTAAAACATTAAGAGTCCAAATATCAGATGTAAATGACAACAGCCCAGAATTTCCTCAGAACCCTCTTGAGTTATACTTACTTGAGAACAACTCCCCTGGTGCATCCATATTTTCTGTTAGCGCTTCGGACAAAGACGAGCATGAAAATGCTGCGATCACTTACCAAATTATTAAAGGAGGAGAACAAAATATTGCGTCTTTCCTCAATATAAATTCTGAAACAGGAGTTATTCATGCGCTAAAGAGTTTTGATTATGAAGCAGCCAAAACTTTCCAGTTCCACGTGCTCGCTACAGATTCTGGAAGTCCGTCTCTAAGCAGCAACGTGACAGTGAACGTGTTCATTCTGGATCAGAACGACAACGTTCCAGTGATCTTATATCCAGTCAGCGCTAACGGTTCTGCTGAAGGTGTGGAGGAGATTCCCCGCAATGCCAACGCAGGACATTTGGTGACTAAAGTGAGAGCCTATGACGCGGATATAGGATACAACGGCTGGTTATTATTTTCAGTGCAGGAAGTGAGTGACCACAGTCTGTTTGGTTTGGACCGCTATACAGGACAGATAAGGACCCTTCGCTCCTTCACAGAAACAGATGAGGCTGAACATAAACTGGTCATACTGGTCAAAGACAATGGCAACGTGTCACTTTCAGCAACAGCGACTGTGATCATTAAACTTGTTGAACCCAAAGAGGCTTTTGCTGCGTCCGATgttaaaaacactgtaaaagaagaggaagaaaataacgttacattttatttgatcattACCTTGGGTTcggtttcatttctttttatctttagtATCATCGTGTTGATTGTAATGCAGTGCTCCAAATCTCCAGACTATTCCTCCAAGTATTTACAAGATATAAATTACGACGGGACTCTGTGTCACAGCATCCAGTACAGATCCGGAGATAAACGCTACATGTTAGTTGGACCCAGAACGAGTATCGGTTCTACTCTAGTTCCTGGCAGTAATGCAAATACTCTAGTGATACCAGATCGCAGGAGGAGAACTTCTGGTGAGGTAAGAATcgaattaaaatttaattaa